TCGTCGACGCGATCGAGGAAGCGCGCGCCCATGGCGACCTGTCGGAAAATGCGGAATATCACGCTGCGAAAGAACGGCAGGGCCAGGTCGAGGCGCAAATTGCCGAGCTGGAAGACAAGACCAGCCGCGCGCAGATTATCGATCCCAAGACGCTGTCGGGCGACCGCGTAGTGTTCGGCGCCACCGTCACCGTGCTGGACGAGGACGACAAGCCTCTGAAATACCAGATCGTCGGCCAGGCGGAGAGCGACGCCAAGGTTGGCCGCATATCCTATGAAAGCCCGCTGGCCCGCGCCCTGATCGGCAAGAGCAAGGGCGACGAAGTGGAAGTGACTGTGCCATCAGGCGAGAAGTTCTACCTGATCGAGGACATCCAGTTCATCTAACGCAATCGCAGCTCCAGACATGAAAAGCCCCGCAGAAGCGGGGCTTTTTGTTTGTTGTAGCGCGCGAGGCTCAACCTGTCGGCAATTCGGGCTCCAGCAGTTTATGCAGGTGCACGATGACGTATTTCATCTCGGCATCGTCCACCGTGCGCTGTGCCCAGCCGCGCCAGGCTTCTTCTGCGCTGGCATAATCGGCGAAATAGCCCACCGTGTGGATATCCTTGAGATCGGTGAACTCTACACCGCGCGGATCGGTGACGCGGCCACCGATGACGAGGTGAAGAAGCTGCTCATTACCTGTATCGGACATGGGGCCGGGCCTTTCTCGGGTGGCGGATGCAAAAATCCCCTCGCGCAATACGGCCTGGGGCCGCAAGCGCAAGGGGATCGAATGCTTCAGTAAAGCTTAGCGGCGGCCGAGGGCGCGCGCGATGCGCTTTCCGGTTTCGCGACTGGCAATGCGCGCGGCATCACCTGTGCGGCCGGCAGTGTAGTTGGCGCTGCGGCGCATGGAGCGGGCGCGATCGCCTGCGTAATCGGCAGCATCTTCGGCGCGGTGTGCCGTGGCACGGCCGATATCCTTGGCATCGTCCAGCAATTCGCTGGCGAAGGAGGAGGCGATCTCCGCACCGATGGCGGCGAGGCCAACGGCTTTGGCACCGCCACGTGCCGCGGCACGGCGCGGGCCCTTGAACATGCCGGCAATCAGGATGCCCAGCACGATACCGCCTGCGGCAGCTGTCAGCGGACGCTCCTTGACGAAAGTCGTGAAAGCATCGGTCGCTTCGGAAACTTTCTGCTTGGCCTGCTCGGTCGTGCTCGGTTCCTGCGCGGGCGGGGCGACCGTCATGCCGCCGGGTGCAGCAGGGGCGATCTCTTCCGCATCTTCATTGGCGGCAATGCTGTCGAAAGTATCGTCGGTATTGGTGGGGGCGTCGGTCATGGGAGGGGCTCCAAAAAAGTGTTCAGTCGAAATAGGAACGGACATCGTCGGCAAACTGTTCCGCCGCTTTGGCGGCTCGCTCCAACGGCTCCTCGTCCTTTTCGAATAGTCCAAAGATCATGTCGGCAAGGCGATCACGAAACAGGTAGGCAACAGCCGCGATCATCGCGAGCGCGATACCGATACCGACCTGCGTGCGGTGAGTATCGGCGTACTCGGCAGTGCTTTCGGCAATGCCAGCGGCGCCATCTTTTGCGCGGTCGAGCGCACGGCCGCCGACGCCGCGATCCGAGACATCGCCTTTCACGCAGGCAATATCGAATTTCACCAGGCGCTTGGCGGCATTGCGCAGCGTGCGATCATGCCGCAATTGGCGTTCGAGGTCAGCCATCGTCGGGCATCTCCTCTTCCTCGCTATTCATGGCTGCCATCATGCCGTTCCAGGTCTTGCCGGCCTTGCGAACGAGAAGGTAGGCGATGAGCAACAATCCGAGCACGACCACAGCTGTTGCGCCCCAGGCCGTGATAAGCGGCGTCAGGGCGATAATCAGGCCGACGGTCAGGCCGATGGTTGCCAGCACTGCAATGAAAGCAGCGACAACGGCGAAAGCGATGGTTTTCTTGACCCTGTCGGCAACGAAACCGGCGCGGGTCTTCTGGTAGGATAGCTCCGCATCGAGATAGAGGCGCGCATCGTCATAGAGCGCCTCGATATCGTCCAAAAGCGAGCGAGACCCCGCATGTTCCTCCGCCAAAGGGGCAGCGGGATCATGCGGGGTTTCCAGCGGGCCAGCCGCCGGGTCCGCAGCTTGCGGACCGGGCCGGACAGGCGTGTCTACGTCCGTAGCGGACACCGGGGCTTAGCGGAAAAGACGGGCGAAGAAGAAACCGACCAGCGCGGCAAGACCGACTGCTGTCGCCGGGCTCTTGCGGATCGCTTCACGCGAATCGTCGGCCAGCTCATCGAGGCTCTTCTCGTCCAGCTTGCGCGCATTGTCCTGCAGCGACCGCGAGGCCGAGCGGGCATATTCGCCGTATTTCGGGCCGAGCTTCTCGTCGATGGAAGCGGCATTTTCGTCGATCACGCGGCTCAGGCCGGAGAGCGCTTCGCTCGCCTTGTGCTTGCCTTCGACGGCCAGTTCACCGGCTTTCGTCTTCGCGTCGGTTGCGTAAGTTTCGCCGCGAGCACGGGCATCATCGCGCGCCTTGCTGGCACGCAGCTTGGCTTCGTCACCCAGAGCGGCAGCACCTGCCTTGGCTTCGTCCAGCGCGGCATTGAAGCGCGACTTTGCTTCGGAGGTGTTGGCGTTCTCCACCTCGGGCTCCACGACCGGCGTGACCGGCGTCTGCTCGGTAGCAGATGCGGTTTCGGCAACGGTTTTCTTCGGTTTCACGGGCTTCTTGGCGGCCATGGTGTCGGTTCCTTCCTGAGTGTGCATTGCGTCCCTCTAATAAGTGTATTGTGGTGGCAGAACACTGCCATTCAAGCGACCAACGTATGTTGCAGTGCAAAGTTCCGATGTTTAGGGATGCGCGACACACCCGGACAGGAGCGCATTTTCCATGACAGCCATCATCGACATCCACGGCCGCGAGATCCTCGATTCGCGTGGCAATCCCACGGTCGAGGTCGATGTGTTGCTGGAGGATGGCAGCTTCGGCCGCGCCGCCGTTCCCTCGGGCGCATCGACCGGCAAGCATGAGGCTGTGGAGCTGCGCGATGGCGATGCGGATCGCTATGGCGGCAAGGGTGTCCGCAAGGCCGTCGACGCAGTGAATGGCGCGATTTCGGACGCGCTGCTGGGCCTCGATGCGGAGGACCAGCGCGATATCGACCTGGCCATGATTGCGCTGGATGGCACGGGCAATAAAGGCACGCTCGGCGCAAATGCGATCTTGGGCGTCAGCATGGCCGTGGCAAAGGCCGCAGCCAATGCGCGCGGCCTGCCGCTCTATTCCTATATCGGCGGGGTTGCGGCGCATACCTTGCCGACGCCGATGATGAATATCGTGAATGGCGGCGAACATGCCGACAATCCGATCGACATCCAGGAATTCATGGTGATGCCCGTCGGCGCGGACAGCATTGCCGAAGCGGTGCGCTGGGGCAGCCAGATTTTCCATGCGCTGAAAAAAGGCCTGTCCGAGAAGGGCTTGGCCACTTCGGTAGGCGACGAGGGCGGCTTCGCGCCCAATCTTGCCAGCACGCGCGATGCGCTCGACTTCATCATGGCGAGCATCGAGAAGGCCGGTTTCACGCCGGGCGACGATGTGGTGCTGGCGCTGGACTGCGCGGCTACCGAGTTCTTCCGCGACGGCAAATACGAGATTTCGGGCGAGAACGCCTCGCTCTCTCCCGACGAGATGGCTGCCTATCTTGCCAAGCTGTGCGACGATTATCCGATCCTCTCCATCGAAGACGGGATGGACGAAGACGATTTCGAAGGCTGGAAAGCGCTGACCGACATGGTGGGCGACCGCGTGCAGCTGGTGGGGGATGACCTCTTCGTCACCAATCCAGAGCGGCTGCGCATGGGGATCGACAAGGGCCTCGCCAATTCGCTGCTTGTGAAGGTCAACCAGATCGGCACGCTGACCGAGACCTTGCAGGCGGTCGATATTGCCCACCGCGCGGGCTACACATCGGTGATGAGCCACCGCTCCGGCGAGACGGAGGATGCGACGATTGCCGACCTAGCCGTTGCCACGAATTGCGGTCAGATCAAGACCGGCTCGCTCGCCCGGTCGGACCGTCTGGCGAAATACAACCAGCTTATCCGCATAGAAGAAGAGCTTGGCGATAGCGCGGTGTATGCCGGGCGCGCCTGTTTTGGCAGGCTGGGGTGAACCGGGTGGAGGGCTCGCGCTTTCCAACACGGCAACATTTAAATGTGATGCAATGTGATTGCGCTGCTTTTGGAAAGCGGCCCAGACAGGATGCCGATTAGGGCCGCAGAAAGCAGCGGACAGGCACCGGCAAGTCCGAGCCTGTCCCTCGCTGTGCCTTTCCTGACCCTTGCTGCCCCCGCGCCCGTCAGGCGAATTTCTCGCGCAATTCCAGCAAGCGAATGGCCGCTTGCGCCGCTTCGCCGCCCTTGTTCTTCCGCTTGGGATCGGCGCGCGCGATAGCCTGATCCTCGTTCTCCGTCGTGATGATCCCGTTGCCAATGGCGATGCCGTCCATCGTCAACGCCATGATCGCCCGCGCGCTTTCGCCTGCCACGATTTCGAAGTGGTAGGTTTCTCCTCGGATGACCACGCCGATGGCGACGAAGCCGTCATACTGCCCACTCTCCGCCGCCAGAGCGATGGCGCCGGGCACTTCCAGCGCGCCGGGCACCGTGACGACCTCGACCTCGTGACCCGCAGCCTGAAGAGCGGCGCGCGCGCCCTCGATCAACATGTCGTTGAGATGGCTGTAAAAACGTGCTTCGACGATCAGGAACTTTGCCATGGTTCGGTTACTCCGGAATGGCCTGATGGCCGACGATGTTGAGGCCGTAGCCCTCGATGGCGACGACGTTGGGCTGCGAATTGGTCAGCAGGATCATGTCATGCACGCCCAGATCGGCAAGGATTTGTGAGCCGATGCCGACATTGCGAAGCTCGTCCTCCTTGGTCCAGTTGGCGCTGGTGCCAACGCGGCCTGTGAGGATGACGATGACGCCGGAGCCATGCTCTCCCATGACCTGCATGGCGCGCTGTAAGGTGCGCTTGCGCGGGCCGGGCTGGCCGAGAAGATCGTCGAAAACGGAGATAGGGTGGACGCGGGCGAGGGTGGGCTCGCCCTCCGTAACGCGGCCTTTTTGCAGGACGTAGGCTTCGTTGCCAGACACGGTGTTGCGATATGTAATGAGCCGCCACTGGCCGCCATAATCGGATTCGAACGCGCGCTCGTCGATCCGTTCCACTAAATGGTCGTTGCGCATGCGGTAGGCGATAAGGTCGCGGATCGTCCCGATCTTCAGGCCATGCTTGCGGGCGAAGACCATCAGGTCGTCCAGCCGCGCCATCGAGCCGTCTTCGTTCATGATCTCGCAGATCACGCCGCTGGGATTGAGGCCCGCCAGGCGTGAAATGTCGACCGCAGCTTCGGTATGGCCGGCGCGCACCAGCACGCCGCCGTCACGCGCGGTGAGCGGGAATACATGGCCAGGCGTGACGATATCCTGCGGGCCCTTGCTGGAATCGATGGCGACCGAAACGGTGCGCGCCCGGTCGGCGGCGGAAATGCCGGTGGTTACACCTTCTCGCGCCTCGATGGAGATGGTGAAGGCCGTCTGCATGCTCTCGCGATTGTTGCGGCTCATCGGCTCCAGGCCGAGTTGCTCCACCCGCGCCTTGTCGAGCGACAGGCAGATCAGCCCGCGGCCGTGCATTGCCATAAAATTGATGGCGGCGGGCGTCGCCATCTGGGCCGGGATGATGAGGTCGCCTTCATTCTCGCGATCTTCATCATCGACGAGGATGTACATCCGGCCGTTGCGCGCTTCCTCGATGATCTCCTCAATGCCGACCAGCACGGGCGTATCATCGTTGTCGGTGAGGAAGCGGTCTAGCTTGCCGAGCGTCTCGGTTGTCGGGTTCCACCCGTCCTCGCCGCAATCGCGCAAGGTGTTGGCGTGCAATCCCGCCGCACGGGCAAGACCGGCCCGTGTCATCTTTCCGCTGGAAATAATGTCGCGAACTTTGGCAATGATAGCGTCTTCCATGGCTCCTGCGCCTAATCACATTGAAATGTGATTGCAAGGCGCAGCGATCACATTGCGCGCCGAGTTTCGCCTTGCGCGATGGCAGCTGCGCGGGCATTAGAGCGCCATGCACGGTGTAGGACATAGCGAGCTTGTCGAGAACTTCCGCGATGCGATGCGCCATGTCGCTGCCACTGTATATGCCGTCACGACAATGGATGCGGGGCAGCGCTACGGGATCCTGGCGACGGCGGTCAGCTCACTGAGTTTCGAGCCGCCTTCGCTATTGGTGTGCGTCAATCGCACGGCTTCTCTGCACGACCCGATGGAGCGCGCGGAGCGGTTCTGCGTCAACGTGCTGGGGCTGGGCAATCGCGATGTGGCGGAGCGGTTCATGCTGCCGCGCCCCGACCGTTTTGGCGTGGGCGAATGGGTGGACGAGCATGAAGTGCCCGTGCTTGCCACGGCGCAATCCAGCCTGATCTGCAAAACGGCGCATCGCCAAGTCTTCGGCACGCACACCATTTTCATCGGTGAACTGCTGGCCGCCAACCACCGCGACGACGCGACCCCGCTCACCTATTTCGACCGCGACTACATCGACATCAGCAAAGCGCCCCAGCGCGACCCCGACGCCTGAGCGGTTCAATAGTCGCTGAACGGCCGGTTCCGCAGCTGGAGCAAATGCCCCGGCCAACTTGGCCCACGCCGCAGCGGCAGAAACATGGCGACTTCCCGCGCTATCAGATCCGCCCGGTCCTCCCGCGAGGGATAGACAAAGCTGGGTATGGAAAGTGCGCTGGAGGATGCGCCCACCTCGCTGCGCCAGAACTGCTCCGCGATAGCGGGATCGTATCCGGCGTTGGCCAGCAGGTGGACCGACAGTCTGTCCGCCTCGATCTCTGCCGCGCGATTGATTTGCTGGTTGCGTCCAAACGAGCGGAAGATGCTGCCATTGTCGATGCCTGCCTCGGTTTTGCGCCGGCGATGCTCCAGCACGATATGCGCTAGCTCATGCGCCACAGCGATCGCGACTTCGTCGTCGCTGAGCAGCGTCATGTAAACATATGTCAGCTGCATGATCCGACCGTCGGTGCGTGCCCGCGCGCCTTCCCCAAGGCGGACTTCGACTAAAGCCCGACAAGCGCTTGGCGCGTCCAGGGCTACTTCGAAACGCTCGCCGCCACGGGCAATGGTCAGAGAGAGAGGGCCGTTCATTGCTGCATCGGCCAGTATGTCGAAAGCCACTTCGCGTAAGTGCGTCGCGCCTTGAGGTTCCAGGCTATCGACCGCCGTGCCGTTGATTGCCAGGATCGCATCGTCACGCTGCAGTCCCGCGCCTGCCGCTGCCGATCCCGGCAGAACCTGCGCGATGGCATAGTCGCCCGAGGCAAAGCGCTCTTCCGAGACCAGATCGCCATACTGGTCGCGGCTGTGGAGGATGAGGCCGCTGACAGGCATCCGCGTCCGGCACAGGCGGGCATTCGCCAGCAGGATGTTGTCCGCAATCCCGGCGAGCCGAAGATCCTGCGCTTCCAATTCGTCGATCGTTTGTGCGGAAAGGCTGGTGGCGGGAAGCAGGAAGAGCGCGGCAAGCATCAACGCCAAGCCGCGCAAGGTTCGGAAAGACTGATGCGGGCAAATCATCTCAATCGTGGCGGCCATGAACCATCCGGACCTCTTGAAATTTCGGGATTTCATCAGCGCGCGAGGCTAGGGCAGGCGACAGGCGATGTCGACAGGTTCGGCAGCACTTGCGCTCAGGCGCGCAAGCGGCCAAGGGGGCTTTGGAGCCATTCCGGCTCTGCATTTCGAGATGGGCAGCAATGCCCGCGCCAACCTGCCAGACCGGCAAGGTGGTGGTCCCTGACAGGACGATGCGGCCAGCAGGCAACCGGTCAACTGCCCTCGTGCAGTGCGTCGTCCAGAATGAGAGAGGTAGGACAACGTGAAAGCTCTTGTGAAAGCCAAGGCAGAGCCCGGATTGTGGCTGCAGGATGTGCCAAAGCCCGAAATGGGCATCAACGATGTGATGATCCGCGTGAAGCGCACGGCCATCTGCGGCACCGACATGCACATCTACAAATGGGACGAATGGGCGCAAAAGACCATTCCGGTACCCATGGTGGTCGGCCACGAATTCGTCGGCGAGATCGTGGATATCGGCGACAATGTGAAAGGGTACGAGAAGGGCCAGATCGTGTCCGGCGAGGGCCATGTCGTGTGCGGGCGCTGCCGCAATTGCATGGCTGGGCGCCGTCACATGTGCGCCGATGCAGACGGTATCGGGGTTAACCGGCCCGGGGCCTTCGCCGAATATCTCTGCATTCCGGCCGCCAATGTCTGGTTGCACAATGACGGCATCGATCTCGATGTGGCTTCGCTCTTCGACCCGTTCGGCAATGCCGTGCATACCGCGCTGCAATTCAATGTGCTGGGCGAGGACGTACTCATCATCGGCGCCGGGCCCATCGGGCTGATGGCCGCTGCCGTATGCCGCCATGCCGGGGCGCGCCATGTCGTCATCACCGACCTCAATGACAACCGCCTGGAAATGGCGAAACAGCTGGGCGTAACCCGCGCCGTCAATGTCACCCGCGAGACTATTGAGGATGTGCAGAAGGAACTCGGCATGGCCGAGGGCTTCGACGTGGGCCTCGAAATGTCGGGCAATGAAAAAGGCTTCGCCTCGCTCGTTGATAACATGGCCCATGGCGGAAAGATCGCCATTCTCGGCCTGCCGCCCGGCGGCATGGACATCGACTGGCACAAGGTCATCTTCAACATGCTGACGCTGAAAGGCGTCTATGGCCGCGAGATTTTCGAAACCTGGTACAAGATGAGCGTCTTCATCGAATCCGGCCTCGACCTCTCGCCGATCATCACGCACCGCCTGCCATATACGGAATATGAAAAGGGCTTTCAGGCCATGCTCTCGGGCGAGGCGTGCAAGGTCGTTCTGAACTGGGAAGATTGAACAGAATGTACGGCAAGTTCCAGCAGCACCTGCAAGGCGAGCTCGACCAGATCCGGGCGGACAGTCTCTACAAGGACGAGCGCCTGATCGATTCCCCACAAGGCGCGGTGGTCGATCTGAAGGACCGCGAAGTCATCAATCTGTGCGCCAACAATTATCTCGGTCTCGCCCAGAATCCCGACGTGAACGCCGCCGCGCGCAAGGGCGTGGACGAATGGGGCTATGGCATGGCGTCGGTCCGCTTCATCTGCGGCACGCAGACCCAGCACAAGGAACTGGAGCAGCGCCTCTCGAACTTTCTCGGGATGGAGGACACCATCCTCTACCCGTCCTGCTTCGATGCCAATGGCGGCCTGTTCGAGACGCTGCTGACGGCTGAAGACGCGGTTATTTCCGACGAGCTCAACCATGCAAGCATCATCGACGGCATCCGGCTGAGCAAGGCGATGCGCTATCGTTACAAGAACGACGACATGGCCGACCTCGAGGCCAAGCTGAAAGAGGCGGAAGAGGCGGGCGCGCGCTTCAAGCTCATCACGACCGATGGTGTGTTCTCGATGGATGGCTTCATCGCCCAGCTCGACAAGATCTGCGACCTGGCAGACAAATACGATGCGCTGGTGCATTTCGACGATTGCCACGCCACCGGCTTCGTGGGTGAGCGCGGTCGCGGCACGCATGAATATCGCGGCTGTATGGACCGGGTGGACATCACCACGGGCACGCTGGGCAAGGCGCTGGGCGGCGCAAGCGGCGGTTATACCAGCGCGAAGAAAGAAGTTGTCGAACTGCTGCGCCAGCGCTCGCGGCCGTATCTGTTCTCCAACACGGTGGCACCGCCGGTCGTCAGCGGAGCTATCGCCGCATTGGATGCCGTGGAGAACAATCCGCAGCACATCGCCGATCTGCGCGAGAAAACCGCCTATTTCCGCCGGAAGATGACCGACCTCGGCTTCGACCTGCTGCCGGGCGAGCACGCCATCGTGCCGGTGATGCTGTACGAGGCGAAGCTCGCCAAGGAATTCGCCGACGAGATGCTGAAGGAAGGCGTCTATGTCGTCGCCTTCAGCTATCCGGTGGTCCCGAAGGGCAAGGCCCGAATCCGCACGCAGATGTCCTCCGGCCTCAGCTATGAAGAGATCGACCGCGCCATCGAAGCGTTCGGCAAGGTCAAGGCCCGCCTGATCGACTGACGCCCTTCACCGCCATGCCATGATGATGGTGCCCATGCCATGGCATGGGGCGCGGCCAATGCTGTCGGTAATCCCTCCCTCGAATAGTGAGGGAGTTTCGACACATGTTTACCGATCGAGTTTCGAAAAGCGCGCTGCTGCGTGCGAGTGCATCGGCCGCGATTATCGCATCTGCCAGTTCCATCGCCGCGCCCGCCTTTGCCGCGACGGGTACGATCAACAGCGTGTCCTACGAGGCGCGGCCTGTGGTTTGTCGCCTGACCATCAATCACAGCATTACAGGCACGCTCGCCGACAATACCGGCAATGATCAGGTCGCTGTGGAAATAGAAAGCAATACGTTCGGAACTGAAAACAGAGACGAAGTAGGGGTCCCTGTTGGCACGACACTTACGCGACCGACTTTCGTTCTGGACATCAATAACGGACAACGGGCGCAACGAAGTGTTACTCTTCGCGATCTGATACCCGGACAAATTGCGCCATATATCGACACCTTCGTTATCCCGCGCGCCGATTTGATCGCAGAGGGCGGTAAATGCGCCGAGATGGCTCCGAACAATGCGCCCGTGGTCGATATCGGTCCCGACCGGTCCTTTAATTCGACCACGCAAACAGTCTTGCTCAACTCCACCGTTTCTGATGCCGATGGCGATGCAGTTAGCTATCAATGGGTGCAGACATCCGGTCCGACAGCGAACATCATATCGCCCAACGCAGCATCCACATCTGTGGTATTGCCGACCCTCAACCCGACCGTGAGCACCGACTTCACCTTCCAGCTGCAAGTGACCGATGCAGCATTGGAGACGGTTTCGGATGCTCAAACCATCACCATTCTGTCCAACAACAGGACACCGGTCGTCGACGCCGGCACGGACACGCGAGTGCAGGGTGGATCGACCGTCCAGCTGACCGGTAGCGCCAACGATCCGGACAATGACGCACTGACCTATCAGTGGGTGCAGACCAGCGGACCGTCCGTCACCCTGAGCGACTCCACGATCCTCAACCCAACCTTTACCGCACCTCCGCGCGCTCGCGACGACCAGTCGATCGTCTTCGAATTGACTGTCGACGATGGTACCGTGACCGCGTCCGATACAGTCGAGATCGAAGTGGCGGGCAATGAAGCCCCCGTCGCATCCGCCACGATCACGCCGTCGTCCGGCACGGGTAATCAGGTTTTCACTCTCGATGGATCGGGGACCACCGATCCCGAAGGCGACCAGATCTTCTATCAGTGGGTGCAAACGACCGGTGTTGCGGTGACGATCGATAACCCCAATTCGGCAGTTACGACCTTTACGGCGCCACCGGCAGGTGTCGCGAGCGGCGACACGCTCGCCTTCGAATTGCGGGCTACCGATATATTCGACGAAACGGGCACCGCCTCTACGCAGGTGACGCTTGCGGTCAATCAGGGGCCGACAGCGGATGCCGGTGCCGACCAGACAGTGAGCCAGGGCGATAGCGTGCAACTGGACGGTACCGGCTCGACCGATCCCGAGGGCGATCCTTTGACCTATGATTGGGAACAGGTTTCGGGTCCACCCATAACAATTCAGGATCCGACCAGTGCAACTCCGACTTTCCTTGCGCCTACCGGCAGATCGGTCGACCAAACCATCGTGCTACGCCTTACGGTCGATGATGGAGACGAATCGTCCACTTCAACCGTTACCATCACGGTCCTTGCCAACCAGCCTCCGGTCGCAAATGCCGGGGCCGATCAGGGACCGGTCGACGGCGGAGCGACGGTAACGCTCGATGGTACCGGTTCGACCGACCCCGATGGCGACACGCTGACCTATAGCTGGGTACAGACCAGCGGACCGAACGTCACCCTGTCGGACGCGACCGCGGCCCAGCCGACCTTCATAGCGCCCAACGCAAGCGGCGTGATCACTTTCGAGCTGACCGTCAGCGATGGCGATGTCACCGCGACGGATACGGTGGACATCACCGTGCAAGCCGTTGGCACGATCACCATCGTCCAGCGCGTGACCGGCAGCGATACGGCAGTCACCTTCACCTCCAGCCTCGCGGCGCTTGCGACCACGCTGAACACCTCGGATGGCTCGGCGCAGGTGACGGCGACCAGCGTTCCTGTCGGCACATACACCGTCACGGCGGCCGACCTGTCGGCGCAGGGCATCGCGGTGACCGATATCAGCTGCTCCGACAGTGATTCGACCGGCAATGTCGCCAGCCGCACGGCGACTATCGACCTTGCGGCGGGCGAGGACGTGACCTGCACGTTCACCGCGGCCAATTCGCGTGAAGCGGCGCAGGCTGCGATCTACAACTACCTGACCGGCCGCAATGCGCTGATCCTCGCCAACCAGCCGGATCTCCAGCGTCGACTCGACCGCTTTACCGGTGGTGGATCGGGCGCAGGCTCGGTGAATGTGGCTGGCCTCACGCTGCCGGGCTCGCAGCACCTGCCGCTGATGGCGAGCATCTCCAGCACGCATATGCAGGCCAGCGCCAGCCTGGCGCGCGCCACGGGTTCTGCCGATCGGGCATTCGACATCTGGGCCGAGGCATCCTTCAGCAGCGCCAATATCGGCGCACAGGACGCCGATTTCCGCATCGTCCATGTCGGCGCAGATCTGAAGATCGGCGACAGCCTGCTGGTCGGTGCGCTCGCGCAGTTCGACGACTACAGCGATGCCGACGAGCTGACCGTCGGAGAAGGCGAGGGCGATGGCTGGATGGTCGGGCCCTACCTTGTCGCCCGCCTCACGCCCCAACTCTACGCCGAACTGCGCGCAGCATGGGGTCAGTCGGACAACACCATCGTTGCAGTTCCGGGCTTCGCCGATGAATTCGAGACCAGCCGCAGCCTGTATTCCGGCTCGCTCTACGGCGAACTGGAACTGGGCGCTGCGACCGTTCTGCGTCCGGCCCTGACGGTGCGCTATTTCAGCGAGGATCAGCAGGCGTATACCGACA
This sequence is a window from Aurantiacibacter gangjinensis. Protein-coding genes within it:
- a CDS encoding glycine C-acetyltransferase, yielding MYGKFQQHLQGELDQIRADSLYKDERLIDSPQGAVVDLKDREVINLCANNYLGLAQNPDVNAAARKGVDEWGYGMASVRFICGTQTQHKELEQRLSNFLGMEDTILYPSCFDANGGLFETLLTAEDAVISDELNHASIIDGIRLSKAMRYRYKNDDMADLEAKLKEAEEAGARFKLITTDGVFSMDGFIAQLDKICDLADKYDALVHFDDCHATGFVGERGRGTHEYRGCMDRVDITTGTLGKALGGASGGYTSAKKEVVELLRQRSRPYLFSNTVAPPVVSGAIAALDAVENNPQHIADLREKTAYFRRKMTDLGFDLLPGEHAIVPVMLYEAKLAKEFADEMLKEGVYVVAFSYPVVPKGKARIRTQMSSGLSYEEIDRAIEAFGKVKARLID
- a CDS encoding autotransporter outer membrane beta-barrel domain-containing protein — its product is MFTDRVSKSALLRASASAAIIASASSIAAPAFAATGTINSVSYEARPVVCRLTINHSITGTLADNTGNDQVAVEIESNTFGTENRDEVGVPVGTTLTRPTFVLDINNGQRAQRSVTLRDLIPGQIAPYIDTFVIPRADLIAEGGKCAEMAPNNAPVVDIGPDRSFNSTTQTVLLNSTVSDADGDAVSYQWVQTSGPTANIISPNAASTSVVLPTLNPTVSTDFTFQLQVTDAALETVSDAQTITILSNNRTPVVDAGTDTRVQGGSTVQLTGSANDPDNDALTYQWVQTSGPSVTLSDSTILNPTFTAPPRARDDQSIVFELTVDDGTVTASDTVEIEVAGNEAPVASATITPSSGTGNQVFTLDGSGTTDPEGDQIFYQWVQTTGVAVTIDNPNSAVTTFTAPPAGVASGDTLAFELRATDIFDETGTASTQVTLAVNQGPTADAGADQTVSQGDSVQLDGTGSTDPEGDPLTYDWEQVSGPPITIQDPTSATPTFLAPTGRSVDQTIVLRLTVDDGDESSTSTVTITVLANQPPVANAGADQGPVDGGATVTLDGTGSTDPDGDTLTYSWVQTSGPNVTLSDATAAQPTFIAPNASGVITFELTVSDGDVTATDTVDITVQAVGTITIVQRVTGSDTAVTFTSSLAALATTLNTSDGSAQVTATSVPVGTYTVTAADLSAQGIAVTDISCSDSDSTGNVASRTATIDLAAGEDVTCTFTAANSREAAQAAIYNYLTGRNALILANQPDLQRRLDRFTGGGSGAGSVNVAGLTLPGSQHLPLMASISSTHMQASASLARATGSADRAFDIWAEASFSSANIGAQDADFRIVHVGADLKIGDSLLVGALAQFDDYSDADELTVGEGEGDGWMVGPYLVARLTPQLYAELRAAWGQSDNTIVAVPGFADEFETSRSLYSGSLYGELELGAATVLRPALTVRYFSEDQQAYTDSLGIQVPGQTVDQGDISLRPRIMHSVDLEGGWSLRPYGEVDAIYTFGTDPDAALASLLPPGFTDTFGDFRGRIEGGLDLFSQSGFRASASAYHDGIGADDFGNTGVQIGVSFGF